One stretch of Chloroflexia bacterium SDU3-3 DNA includes these proteins:
- a CDS encoding CvpA family protein — protein sequence MNGIDLFFILLVIGSLLLGIFEGIIRLAIAIVVLYVSIVLASLYFQPMGEVLRARFHSTQYASQLTGFAIILLVSFILLLMAGLYTFRYVRMPSALEFLDRIIGSLLGLLLGGIVLGMLALLMRDIFVYQTLSSTMNYPIIVSLENSTRSSLLIDIFHGYVLPVIYHTLDPFLPPEANIIFQL from the coding sequence ATGAATGGCATCGATCTGTTCTTTATCTTACTTGTAATCGGTTCGCTGCTTCTCGGTATTTTTGAAGGCATCATCCGTCTTGCGATTGCCATCGTCGTGCTCTATGTCAGTATCGTGCTGGCGAGCTTGTACTTCCAGCCGATGGGCGAAGTCTTACGAGCGCGCTTTCATTCGACCCAATATGCATCGCAGCTGACCGGATTCGCGATCATTCTGCTGGTCTCGTTCATACTGCTATTGATGGCTGGCCTCTACACGTTCCGCTATGTGCGCATGCCGAGTGCGCTCGAATTTCTCGACCGCATCATTGGCTCGCTGCTGGGCTTGCTGCTGGGCGGGATCGTGCTAGGCATGCTGGCGCTGCTGATGCGCGATATCTTTGTCTATCAGACGCTCTCATCGACGATGAACTACCCGATCATCGTGAGCCTGGAGAACTCGACCCGCAGCTCGCTGCTGATTGACATCTTCCACGGCTATGTGCTGCCGGTGATCTATCACACGCTTGATCCGTTCCTGCCTCCCGAGGCAAATATTATCTTTCAGCTCTAA
- a CDS encoding endonuclease MutS2, whose protein sequence is MTISQQTLSTLEFPKVLERLAKHTSFSASHELALSLTPSTNAIEVRERLRRTSEARWLMDEMPDLSIGGARDIRPAAGHARRGGVLDAPVLLEVQQTLASARRLRTALLRLDAARFGMVQDLAFNLPSLPQIEDLIGRAIGEDGTVLDSASPALGRLRSDIRVSFNRLQDKLQNMISSSQYADALQEPIITVRNGRYVVPVKAGSKRTVRGLVHDQSGSGATLYIEPMAVVELNNRWRELQLAEEQEVARILGEISEQVGAEAEAIVRGTDAIADLDLAFAMAKYGNLLRCTAPEIVVEPLPEGQPPLLLQSARHPLLDQSKVVPTTMYLGGESQMLLITGPNTGGKTVALKTTGLLAAMAQSGLHIPASDPSRLPIFGQIFADIGDEQSIEQSLSTFSSHMVNIIRILDGLHQERERWYAAWESDPESTAPPLALVLLDELGAGTDPIEGAALARAIIERLLEVGVLGIATTHYAELKAFAYATAGVVNGSVEFDVETLRPTYKLTIGLPGRSNALAIAERLGLDAAIVERARGVMAHEDVQVEDLLAGIHRERSEAARELAQAESTRSDAEKYRERLADELADFERRREAEWQTAQEELERELREVRSQLRRLRDDFRSVSISRQWLEQADQRISEIREKVPSRRPTSLEKAVLTPAPPPTPTAPAPQAPRPLQVGDQVLVRSVGLKGEILAIDEDEGSATVQVGGFRMEVSLKELRREKGSEQDARRYTPPAVTTPALPDVSIELDIRGMRAGEVEDRLDRYLNDAYLAGLPFVRVIHGKGTGALRQVVRDALQRHALVKSFAGGGPEGGEGVTVARMNEH, encoded by the coding sequence ATGACAATCAGTCAACAGACCCTTTCAACGCTTGAGTTCCCCAAGGTGCTTGAGCGGTTGGCCAAACATACCAGCTTCTCGGCTTCGCACGAGCTGGCGCTGAGCCTGACGCCCAGCACCAACGCTATCGAGGTGCGCGAGCGCCTGCGCCGCACCAGCGAGGCCCGCTGGCTGATGGATGAGATGCCCGACCTGAGCATCGGCGGCGCGCGCGACATCCGCCCCGCCGCTGGCCACGCCCGCCGCGGCGGTGTGCTGGATGCGCCAGTGCTGCTGGAGGTGCAGCAGACGCTGGCCAGCGCCCGCAGGCTGCGCACCGCGCTGCTGCGGCTGGATGCGGCGCGCTTTGGCATGGTGCAGGATCTGGCCTTCAACCTGCCGAGCCTGCCGCAGATCGAAGATCTGATCGGTCGCGCTATCGGCGAGGATGGCACCGTGCTCGACAGCGCCAGCCCGGCGCTGGGGCGGCTGCGCAGCGATATCCGCGTGTCGTTTAACCGCCTGCAGGATAAGCTGCAGAACATGATCAGCTCGTCGCAGTACGCCGACGCCCTGCAGGAGCCGATCATCACCGTGCGCAATGGCCGCTATGTGGTGCCGGTGAAGGCTGGCTCGAAGCGCACTGTGCGCGGGCTGGTGCACGACCAGTCGGGCAGCGGCGCGACGCTGTACATCGAGCCGATGGCCGTGGTGGAGCTGAACAATCGCTGGCGCGAGCTGCAGCTTGCCGAGGAGCAGGAGGTGGCGCGCATTCTGGGCGAGATCTCCGAGCAGGTGGGGGCCGAGGCCGAGGCGATCGTGCGCGGCACCGATGCGATCGCCGACCTCGATCTGGCCTTTGCGATGGCGAAATATGGCAACCTGCTGCGCTGCACCGCGCCCGAGATCGTGGTGGAGCCGCTGCCCGAGGGCCAGCCGCCGCTGCTGCTGCAGTCGGCACGCCACCCGCTGCTCGATCAATCCAAGGTGGTGCCCACCACCATGTATCTGGGCGGCGAATCGCAGATGCTGCTGATCACCGGCCCCAACACCGGCGGCAAGACGGTGGCGCTGAAGACCACCGGCCTGCTGGCGGCCATGGCGCAGTCGGGGCTGCACATCCCAGCGTCCGACCCCTCGCGGCTTCCGATCTTCGGCCAGATCTTTGCCGACATCGGCGACGAGCAGAGCATCGAGCAGAGCCTCTCAACCTTCTCCTCGCACATGGTGAATATCATCCGCATCTTGGATGGCTTGCACCAGGAGCGCGAGCGATGGTACGCCGCGTGGGAGAGCGACCCCGAGTCGACCGCGCCGCCGCTGGCGCTGGTGCTGCTGGATGAGCTGGGCGCGGGCACCGACCCGATCGAGGGCGCGGCGCTGGCGCGGGCGATCATCGAGCGCCTGCTGGAGGTGGGCGTGCTTGGTATCGCCACCACGCACTACGCCGAGCTGAAGGCTTTCGCCTATGCGACCGCCGGTGTGGTGAATGGCTCAGTCGAGTTCGATGTGGAGACGCTGCGGCCCACCTACAAGCTGACCATCGGCCTGCCCGGGCGCTCGAACGCGCTGGCCATCGCCGAGCGGCTGGGGCTGGATGCGGCGATCGTGGAGCGCGCGCGCGGCGTGATGGCCCACGAGGACGTGCAGGTGGAAGACCTGCTGGCGGGCATCCACCGCGAGCGCAGCGAGGCCGCGCGCGAGCTGGCGCAGGCCGAGAGCACGCGCAGCGATGCGGAGAAGTACCGCGAGCGGCTGGCCGATGAGCTGGCCGACTTCGAGCGGCGGCGCGAGGCCGAGTGGCAGACCGCGCAAGAAGAGCTTGAGCGCGAGCTGCGCGAGGTGCGCAGCCAGCTGCGGCGGCTGCGCGACGACTTCCGCTCGGTGTCGATCAGCCGCCAGTGGCTTGAGCAGGCCGACCAGCGGATCAGCGAGATCCGCGAGAAGGTGCCCTCGCGCCGCCCGACCTCGCTTGAGAAGGCGGTGCTGACGCCTGCCCCGCCGCCGACGCCCACAGCGCCCGCGCCGCAGGCCCCGCGCCCGCTGCAGGTGGGCGATCAGGTGCTGGTGCGCTCGGTGGGGCTGAAGGGCGAGATCCTGGCGATCGACGAGGACGAGGGCAGCGCCACTGTGCAGGTGGGCGGCTTCCGCATGGAGGTGAGCCTGAAGGAGCTGCGGCGCGAGAAGGGCAGCGAGCAGGACGCGCGGCGCTACACGCCGCCCGCTGTGACCACGCCCGCCCTGCCCGATGTCTCGATTGAGCTTGATATCCGTGGGATGCGCGCCGGAGAGGTGGAGGATCGGCTTGATCGCTACCTAAACGACGCCTATCTGGCGGGCCTGCCCTTTGTGCGCGTGATCCACGGCAAGGGCACCGGCGCGCTGCGGCAGGTGGTGCGCGACGCGCTGCAGCGCCACGCCCTGGTCAAGTCCTTCGCGGGCGGCGGCCCCGAGGGCGGCGAGGGCGTGACCGTGGCGCGCATGAACGAACACTAG